Proteins encoded by one window of Blautia faecicola:
- a CDS encoding glycerophosphodiester phosphodiesterase yields the protein MKVFAHRGFSGKYPENTMLAFKKAAEVGCYGIELDVQLTKDDEIVIMHDETIDRTTSGTGYIRDYMYRELCLVDCYGKFEGEYEFQRIPTLREYLTWVKDTGLVTNIELKNSVYYYEHLEEKVIDMVREFGMEDRVIFSSFNLVSINKCKKLLPEVPMGYLMEARMDNMGFFTEENGVEYYHPDKNFLTEEMVQDCHAHGIGVNVWTVNKKELMKQLNNWNVDGIFTNFPDRAKELGLEK from the coding sequence ATGAAGGTATTTGCACATCGAGGATTCAGCGGAAAATATCCAGAAAATACGATGCTGGCGTTTAAAAAGGCAGCAGAAGTGGGCTGCTATGGGATTGAGCTGGACGTCCAGCTGACGAAAGATGACGAGATTGTGATCATGCACGACGAAACCATTGACCGGACAACCAGCGGAACAGGATATATACGTGATTATATGTATCGGGAGCTGTGTCTGGTGGACTGCTATGGAAAATTCGAAGGGGAATATGAGTTTCAGCGGATCCCAACCCTGCGGGAATATCTGACCTGGGTAAAAGACACAGGACTTGTTACAAATATTGAGCTGAAAAACAGTGTATACTATTATGAACACCTGGAAGAAAAGGTGATCGATATGGTGCGGGAATTCGGAATGGAAGACCGCGTGATCTTTTCTTCTTTTAATCTGGTATCCATCAACAAATGCAAGAAGTTGCTGCCGGAGGTTCCAATGGGATATCTGATGGAAGCACGGATGGACAATATGGGATTTTTCACAGAAGAAAATGGTGTGGAATATTATCACCCGGATAAAAACTTTCTGACAGAAGAGATGGTGCAGGACTGTCATGCGCATGGGATTGGTGTCAATGTGTGGACTGTCAACAAAAAAGAACTCATGAAACAGTTAAACAACTGGAACGTCGACGGTATTTTCACAAATTTCCCGGACCGGGCAAAAGAACTGGGACTTGAAAAATAA
- a CDS encoding YqeG family HAD IIIA-type phosphatase → MFETFYPDAWMDSTYQIDFDELYKKGYRGLIFDIDNTLVPHGEPADERAKALFAHLKELGFSCCLLSNNQLERVQMFNKDVQVYFIEDAHKPSRKNYRKAMELMHTDLSNTMFIGDQLFTDVYGAKRTGMANILVKPIHPKEEIQIVLKRYLEKIVLHFYQKNRKSGRI, encoded by the coding sequence CTGTTTGAAACATTTTATCCGGATGCGTGGATGGATTCCACCTACCAGATTGATTTTGATGAACTGTATAAGAAAGGATACCGGGGGCTGATCTTTGATATCGACAACACTCTGGTACCTCACGGAGAACCGGCAGATGAGCGGGCGAAAGCACTGTTCGCTCATCTGAAAGAACTTGGTTTTTCCTGCTGTCTGTTATCGAACAATCAGCTGGAGCGTGTGCAGATGTTTAATAAAGATGTACAGGTGTATTTTATAGAGGATGCACATAAGCCTTCCCGTAAGAATTATCGGAAAGCGATGGAACTGATGCATACAGATCTGTCCAATACGATGTTTATCGGGGATCAGCTGTTTACCGATGTGTACGGAGCAAAACGCACGGGAATGGCGAACATCCTGGTAAAACCGATCCATCCGAAAGAAGAGATTCAGATTGTCTTGAAACGGTATCTGGAGAAAATTGTTTTGCATTTTTATCAGAAAAACAGGAAATCTGGGCGTATTTGA
- the efp gene encoding elongation factor P, whose protein sequence is MISAGDFRNGVTLEIDGNVVQILEFQHVKPGKGAAFVRTKLKNVINGGVVEKTFRPTEKFPQARIDRVDMQYLYADGDLFNFMNMETYDQMAVDKDTVGDSLKFVKENETVKVCSYNGSVFAIEPPLFVELEITETEPGFKGDTAQGATKPATVETGAQVNVPLFVNQGDKIKIDTRTGEYLSRV, encoded by the coding sequence ATGATTTCAGCAGGAGATTTCAGAAACGGTGTAACATTGGAAATCGATGGAAACGTTGTTCAGATTCTCGAATTTCAGCATGTAAAACCTGGTAAAGGTGCAGCTTTCGTAAGAACAAAATTAAAAAATGTCATCAACGGTGGTGTGGTAGAAAAAACTTTCAGACCTACTGAAAAATTCCCACAGGCTCGTATTGACAGAGTAGATATGCAGTATCTGTATGCAGATGGTGACCTGTTCAACTTCATGAACATGGAGACTTATGATCAGATGGCTGTTGATAAAGATACTGTTGGCGATTCTCTGAAATTTGTAAAAGAGAACGAAACTGTTAAAGTATGTTCTTATAACGGAAGTGTATTCGCTATCGAGCCGCCTCTGTTCGTAGAACTGGAGATCACTGAAACAGAACCTGGATTCAAAGGTGATACCGCTCAGGGTGCTACAAAACCTGCAACTGTTGAAACAGGCGCACAGGTAAACGTACCGCTGTTTGTAAATCAGGGAGATAAAATCAAAATCGACACCAGAACAGGCGAATATCTGTCCCGTGTATAA
- a CDS encoding L-ribulose-5-phosphate 4-epimerase: MLEELKKAVYEANMLLPKHNLVTFTWGNVSQIDRETGYFAIKPSGVDYEKLTPDDMVIMDLEGNKIEGRYNPSSDTPTHLELYRAFPKIGGVVHTHSPWATSWAQAGRGIPCYGTTHADYMYGEIPCVRCLTKEEIDMAYEKNTGLLIVDYFKDKDYEAVPAVLCKNHGPFTWGKDGHEAVHNAVVLEEVAKMAARCEMINPQVKPAPQELQDKHYYRKHGVNAYYGQK, from the coding sequence ATGTTAGAAGAATTGAAAAAAGCGGTATACGAAGCTAATATGCTGCTTCCAAAACACAATCTGGTAACCTTTACCTGGGGAAATGTCAGCCAGATTGACCGGGAAACCGGATATTTTGCCATCAAACCAAGCGGTGTTGACTATGAAAAACTGACACCGGATGATATGGTGATCATGGACCTTGAGGGTAATAAGATTGAGGGAAGATACAATCCATCCTCCGATACGCCGACGCATCTGGAACTGTACCGTGCATTTCCAAAGATTGGCGGTGTGGTACATACACATTCCCCATGGGCAACCAGCTGGGCACAGGCAGGAAGAGGAATCCCGTGTTACGGAACCACTCATGCGGATTACATGTACGGAGAAATCCCGTGTGTACGCTGCCTGACAAAAGAAGAGATTGATATGGCATATGAGAAAAATACAGGGCTTCTGATCGTGGATTATTTTAAAGATAAAGATTATGAAGCGGTACCGGCAGTCCTGTGTAAAAATCACGGACCGTTCACCTGGGGAAAAGACGGACACGAAGCGGTTCATAACGCTGTGGTACTCGAAGAGGTTGCCAAGATGGCTGCCCGCTGTGAGATGATCAATCCGCAGGTAAAACCGGCACCACAGGAGTTACAGGACAAGCACTATTACCGGAAACACGGAGTAAATGCGTATTACGGACAGAAATAA
- a CDS encoding citrate/2-methylcitrate synthase codes for MAGFKLKVTPEMESLTQVCVENSKMDPSLYGKYDVKRGLRDVNGKGVLAGLTQISSICSTDVVDGKTVPCEGRLYYRGYDIHELTQGFLREQRFGFEEVTYLLLFGKLPDEKELADFKVLLAGQRSLPKNFVRDVIMKAPTKDMMNTLSRSVLTLYAYDHNADDTSLPNVLRQCLNLISVFPMLSVYSYQAYNHYIKGKSLYIHNPDPKLSVAENILLMLRPDMQYTQLEATILDLALVLHMEHGGGNNSTFTTHVVTSSGTDTYSAIAAALGSLKGPKHGGANIKVVQMFKDMKKQVKDWTDEEEVGAYLRALLHKEAFDKKGLIYGMGHAVYSISDPRAEIFKGFVQKLAHEKGKDKDFALYSMVEQLAPKIIGEERHIYKGVSANVDFYSGFVYSMLDLPTELFTPMFAIARIVGWSAHRMEELINMDKIIRPAYKTVKEEEIYRPLEER; via the coding sequence ATGGCAGGATTTAAATTGAAAGTAACACCGGAGATGGAAAGCTTAACACAGGTATGCGTGGAAAACAGTAAGATGGATCCGTCTTTGTATGGAAAATACGATGTAAAACGTGGGCTGCGTGATGTCAACGGAAAAGGTGTGTTGGCAGGTCTGACACAGATTTCATCCATTTGTTCCACAGATGTGGTGGATGGGAAAACAGTTCCCTGTGAAGGTAGATTATATTATCGTGGGTATGATATCCATGAACTGACGCAGGGATTTTTAAGAGAACAGCGTTTTGGATTTGAAGAAGTTACGTATCTGCTGTTATTCGGAAAACTGCCCGACGAAAAAGAACTGGCAGACTTTAAGGTTCTGCTGGCGGGTCAGCGATCTCTGCCGAAGAACTTTGTCCGCGATGTTATCATGAAAGCACCGACCAAGGATATGATGAATACGTTATCCAGAAGTGTGCTGACGTTATACGCCTATGACCATAATGCAGATGATACTTCTCTGCCGAATGTCCTCCGCCAGTGTCTGAATCTTATCAGTGTTTTTCCGATGCTGTCGGTCTACAGTTATCAGGCATACAATCATTATATTAAAGGAAAAAGTCTGTATATTCATAATCCGGATCCGAAACTTTCTGTTGCGGAAAATATTTTGCTGATGCTTCGTCCGGATATGCAGTATACGCAGTTGGAGGCAACGATTCTGGATCTTGCGCTGGTGCTGCATATGGAGCATGGTGGTGGTAATAACTCAACATTTACCACTCATGTGGTGACTTCTTCAGGAACAGACACGTATTCGGCAATAGCAGCCGCCCTGGGTTCCCTGAAAGGACCGAAGCACGGTGGTGCCAATATCAAAGTCGTCCAGATGTTCAAAGACATGAAAAAACAGGTGAAAGACTGGACGGATGAGGAAGAAGTAGGAGCTTACCTTCGCGCGCTGCTTCATAAAGAAGCTTTTGATAAAAAAGGCCTGATCTATGGAATGGGGCATGCTGTATATTCCATTTCCGATCCGAGAGCAGAAATCTTCAAAGGGTTCGTACAAAAACTGGCCCATGAAAAGGGAAAAGATAAAGACTTTGCACTTTACAGTATGGTGGAACAGCTGGCACCGAAGATCATTGGAGAAGAGCGTCACATTTATAAAGGTGTAAGTGCCAATGTGGACTTCTACAGCGGATTTGTGTACAGCATGCTGGATCTTCCGACCGAGCTGTTTACACCAATGTTTGCCATTGCACGTATCGTCGGATGGAGTGCACACCGGATGGAAGAGCTGATCAATATGGATAAGATTATTCGTCCGGCTTATAAAACAGTAAAAGAAGAAGAAATTTACCGTCCTCTGGAAGAACGGTAA
- the rluF gene encoding 23S rRNA pseudouridine(2604) synthase RluF yields MESIRLNKYLSDAGVCSRREADRWIEQGYVTVNGEAASMGMKIAPDSEVRVHGKPVKKEEEKVLLAMNKPAGIVCTAEKKEKNNIVDYMKYPKRIYPVGRLDKDSTGLLLLTNDGELVNKIMRAGNYHEKEYLVSVNKPVTEAFCQQMSRGVAILDTVTRPCKVEKTGEKSFRIVLTQGLNRQIRRMCEALGYRVLTLQRVRIMNIQLGNLKEGTWRSVEGEERRKLDALLSGSTSLSVKERKEKQRKTRGGV; encoded by the coding sequence ATGGAAAGTATTCGGTTAAATAAATATCTGAGTGATGCCGGTGTATGCTCGAGGAGAGAGGCAGACCGCTGGATCGAACAGGGCTACGTGACGGTGAACGGAGAAGCAGCCAGCATGGGAATGAAGATCGCACCGGACAGTGAGGTGCGGGTGCATGGAAAACCGGTAAAAAAAGAAGAAGAGAAAGTACTTCTGGCGATGAACAAACCGGCAGGGATTGTCTGCACCGCAGAAAAAAAAGAAAAAAACAATATTGTGGATTATATGAAATATCCGAAACGAATCTATCCGGTAGGGCGTCTGGACAAAGATTCCACCGGATTACTGCTTCTGACCAATGACGGCGAACTCGTCAATAAGATCATGCGGGCGGGAAACTATCACGAAAAAGAGTATCTGGTATCGGTCAATAAACCGGTCACAGAAGCATTCTGCCAGCAGATGAGCCGTGGCGTGGCGATTCTGGACACGGTGACGCGCCCCTGTAAAGTGGAAAAAACAGGAGAGAAAAGCTTCCGGATCGTTCTGACACAGGGACTGAACCGCCAGATCCGCCGGATGTGTGAGGCACTCGGATACCGGGTACTGACTTTGCAGAGAGTCCGGATCATGAATATACAGCTTGGAAACCTGAAAGAGGGAACCTGGCGCAGCGTAGAAGGCGAAGAGAGAAGAAAGCTGGACGCGCTGCTATCCGGTTCCACCTCTCTGTCCGTGAAAGAGAGAAAAGAAAAACAGAGAAAAACAAGAGGTGGCGTATGA
- a CDS encoding DUF5688 family protein — MNYQEFRCEFLERMKEVMEEGVNITTEQIKKNNGIVMEGLVLRKENARVASVFYLEDYFKYWERGVPMEQLVRKVLWQFEHCKPKFDVAAEFFKNYEEAKENICFKLINYERNRELLKKVPHKRILDLAMVFYYRIRKEGETEATILVENVHLDLWDITQEELEENAKRCTYLKLPVEFINMRGFLGLAQGKEKPMYILTNKERSLGAGTFLYPGVLKQAEELLGARFYVLPSSVHECILIPEEDGMTQEALTGLVTEINENQVDPREVLSDQAYYYRAEDGRVHL, encoded by the coding sequence TTGAATTATCAGGAATTTCGATGTGAATTTTTAGAACGAATGAAAGAAGTGATGGAAGAGGGGGTGAATATTACCACTGAACAGATCAAAAAGAATAACGGGATCGTTATGGAAGGGTTGGTGCTGCGAAAAGAAAATGCCAGAGTTGCATCGGTCTTTTATCTGGAAGATTATTTTAAATACTGGGAGAGAGGCGTCCCGATGGAGCAGCTGGTGCGGAAAGTACTGTGGCAGTTTGAACACTGCAAGCCGAAGTTTGATGTGGCGGCGGAGTTCTTTAAAAACTATGAGGAAGCGAAAGAAAATATCTGTTTTAAGCTGATCAATTATGAAAGAAACCGGGAACTGTTAAAGAAAGTTCCGCATAAACGGATTCTGGATCTGGCGATGGTGTTCTACTATCGGATTCGAAAGGAAGGGGAAACAGAGGCAACGATCCTGGTGGAAAATGTTCATCTGGATCTGTGGGATATCACACAGGAAGAACTCGAAGAAAATGCAAAGCGCTGCACGTATCTGAAACTGCCGGTGGAATTTATCAATATGAGAGGATTTCTTGGGCTGGCACAGGGAAAAGAAAAGCCGATGTATATTCTGACCAATAAAGAACGGTCGCTTGGAGCAGGAACCTTTTTATATCCGGGCGTATTAAAACAGGCGGAGGAACTGCTGGGAGCACGGTTTTATGTGCTGCCAAGCAGTGTCCATGAATGTATACTGATCCCGGAGGAGGATGGGATGACGCAGGAGGCACTGACAGGACTTGTGACGGAGATCAATGAGAACCAGGTGGATCCGAGAGAGGTGCTTTCCGATCAGGCGTATTATTACCGTGCGGAGGACGGAAGGGTTCATCTGTAA
- a CDS encoding LCP family protein, whose protein sequence is MSADDKEQEETTQKKKPKMSKKKKAAIVVGILLVLIAIIAGVVYYVGHRYYTKTNYMSDEEVQEMIEKQKEEQQQEEAAEEETEEVQEEIDPELLEAQQNMAQYASTEPITTDGNVYNIMLVGLDTTDKGWIGNSDSMILISINYRLEQISMISLMRDTHVMIPGIGYRKLNATYPNGGGPLLTQTVEENYKIDVDRYVTVDFGSMIDIIDEIGSIELTFTPKEAENANKSIKQQCRILGLKSKKYLIPGEGTYQCNGMQAVAYARIRKVGNSDYQRTERQREVLLKLLDKVKEMSFEDMDRLATRLLPLLTHNVPESEFWGLLAKAPTLINYKIVSDRIPYDGMYHSYNGDLVPDWESTVRKLKETIYGADVLDDEGNVVTPTPTQEAETADAANGQENDTQNTEAATDDGDQITMEAEIGTGDPSSQIVRGNDADGQVGDSLQNNSQKKVAVVADNTGNTSGVLNGKRLLNPYIDPVFVLRVPQAPEAQNDNLVDGDYQWQKPKVSKGIEN, encoded by the coding sequence GTGTCAGCAGACGATAAAGAGCAGGAAGAAACGACGCAGAAAAAGAAGCCGAAGATGTCGAAAAAAAAGAAAGCGGCGATCGTTGTCGGGATTCTTCTGGTGCTGATTGCAATCATTGCGGGCGTGGTATATTACGTTGGTCACCGGTACTACACAAAAACCAACTATATGTCGGACGAAGAAGTTCAGGAGATGATTGAAAAACAGAAAGAAGAACAGCAGCAGGAAGAAGCGGCAGAAGAAGAAACAGAGGAAGTGCAGGAAGAAATCGATCCGGAACTGCTGGAAGCACAGCAGAACATGGCACAGTATGCATCCACAGAGCCGATCACAACAGATGGTAATGTATACAATATTATGCTGGTCGGTCTGGATACCACAGATAAGGGATGGATCGGAAACTCGGATTCGATGATCCTGATTTCCATTAACTACCGGCTGGAGCAGATTTCCATGATTTCCCTGATGCGTGATACCCATGTAATGATTCCGGGAATCGGCTACCGTAAGTTAAATGCAACCTATCCGAATGGTGGTGGACCGTTACTGACGCAGACGGTGGAGGAAAACTATAAGATCGATGTTGACCGTTATGTGACGGTAGACTTTGGTTCCATGATCGATATTATTGATGAGATCGGCAGCATCGAACTGACATTTACGCCGAAAGAAGCGGAAAATGCCAATAAGAGCATCAAACAGCAGTGCAGGATTCTGGGATTAAAGTCCAAGAAATACCTGATTCCGGGAGAGGGAACTTACCAGTGCAACGGTATGCAGGCGGTAGCCTATGCGCGTATCCGAAAGGTAGGAAATTCCGATTACCAGCGTACCGAGCGTCAGAGAGAGGTTCTGTTAAAACTTCTCGACAAGGTAAAAGAGATGAGTTTTGAGGACATGGATCGTCTGGCGACCCGTCTGCTTCCACTGCTGACGCATAACGTACCGGAAAGCGAATTCTGGGGATTGCTGGCAAAGGCACCGACACTGATCAATTATAAAATTGTTTCAGACCGGATCCCTTATGATGGCATGTACCACAGCTATAACGGAGACCTTGTTCCGGACTGGGAGTCAACCGTACGGAAACTGAAAGAGACGATCTACGGTGCGGATGTGCTGGATGATGAGGGCAATGTAGTGACGCCGACACCGACGCAGGAAGCGGAAACCGCAGACGCTGCAAACGGTCAGGAAAATGATACACAGAATACGGAAGCTGCAACGGATGATGGAGATCAGATTACGATGGAGGCGGAGATCGGAACGGGAGATCCTTCCTCACAGATCGTGCGTGGAAACGATGCAGATGGACAGGTGGGAGACAGCCTGCAAAACAACAGCCAGAAAAAAGTGGCTGTGGTGGCAGACAATACAGGAAATACCTCTGGTGTGCTGAACGGAAAACGATTGCTCAATCCGTACATCGATCCGGTCTTTGTACTGAGAGTTCCACAGGCGCCGGAAGCACAAAATGACAATCTGGTAGACGGAGATTACCAGTGGCAGAAACCGAAAGTAAGCAAAGGTATTGAAAATTAG
- a CDS encoding patatin-like phospholipase family protein, with translation MKRAGLVLEGGANRGVFTSGALDYLMEQDFYIPYVVGTSAGACNAVDYVSRQPLRTKNCTIITDKKKRYVTIKNTLKTGTLLDMDLIFEKYPNEIFPFDFDTFLNSDMQCEMVVTNCITGKAEYLSEHSSAKRMMDICRASCSMPLATKTVFVDGIPYVDGGVADSIPIIHSLKTGHQRNVIILTRNKGYRKHSSGKQDRLFELAYGKKYPKLVEVLEQRAKVYNKTLYYIDKWEKEGKVFVLRPKIEPVARLERDTQKLENFYQHGYDLMEEKFEEMKWFLNR, from the coding sequence ATGAAACGAGCAGGTCTGGTACTGGAAGGTGGAGCAAACAGGGGGGTTTTTACCAGCGGAGCACTGGACTATCTGATGGAACAGGATTTTTATATTCCGTATGTGGTGGGAACTTCCGCAGGTGCGTGCAATGCGGTGGATTATGTGTCAAGGCAGCCACTGCGTACAAAGAACTGTACCATTATTACGGATAAGAAGAAGCGTTATGTAACAATAAAAAATACACTGAAGACGGGAACATTGCTGGATATGGATCTGATTTTTGAAAAATATCCGAATGAAATCTTTCCGTTTGATTTTGATACTTTCCTGAATTCGGACATGCAGTGCGAGATGGTGGTGACCAACTGCATTACAGGAAAAGCGGAATATCTGAGCGAACACTCCAGTGCAAAACGGATGATGGATATCTGCAGAGCGTCGTGCAGTATGCCGCTGGCGACGAAAACAGTATTTGTGGACGGCATTCCGTATGTGGATGGTGGAGTGGCCGATTCCATCCCCATCATCCATTCCCTGAAGACAGGACATCAGAGAAATGTAATCATTCTGACCAGAAATAAAGGCTATCGGAAACATTCCAGCGGAAAACAGGACCGTCTGTTTGAACTCGCTTACGGAAAGAAATATCCAAAACTGGTCGAAGTACTCGAACAGCGTGCAAAAGTCTATAACAAGACGTTGTATTATATTGACAAATGGGAAAAAGAAGGAAAAGTATTTGTTCTCAGACCGAAGATTGAGCCGGTAGCCCGTCTGGAGAGGGATACACAGAAGCTGGAGAACTTTTATCAGCATGGTTATGATCTGATGGAAGAGAAATTTGAGGAAATGAAATGGTTTTTAAACCGTTGA
- a CDS encoding SH3 domain-containing protein: MDDFREWLSDNLRYFMLGFGILAVVLILFFGVRFISSKFGNQKTTEPKQETQQEAETPTPTQEAEETPTVTAEPETTPAAEELELNAYPQVNALIEKYYTALTNKDVQSLKGLVDELDPSDESAITNSQYIESYSNVQVYTKKGMTDTSYVVFASYDHKYVGYDTLLPGISYLYVDTKEDGSLYIVADLSEEQLAYISEKIDESDVQELLNSTQASYDEKLASDEALSGYLSELGVEGSSAMEAAEGAQITVKSNCNVRKEPSQDAESIGKLVGGQTMTKTGQDGDWIKIEFEGQTGYVRGDMFQ; the protein is encoded by the coding sequence ATGGATGATTTCAGAGAGTGGCTGTCAGATAATCTGCGGTATTTCATGTTGGGATTCGGTATTCTGGCAGTGGTATTGATTTTATTTTTCGGTGTGCGTTTTATTTCCTCGAAGTTTGGAAACCAGAAAACGACCGAACCGAAACAGGAGACACAGCAGGAAGCGGAAACGCCGACACCGACACAGGAAGCAGAGGAGACACCGACAGTAACCGCTGAACCGGAGACAACACCGGCAGCAGAAGAACTGGAACTTAACGCTTATCCGCAGGTCAATGCACTGATTGAAAAGTATTATACAGCACTGACCAACAAAGATGTGCAGAGCCTGAAGGGACTGGTGGATGAACTGGATCCGTCCGATGAGAGCGCGATCACGAATTCCCAGTATATTGAAAGCTACAGTAACGTACAGGTTTATACAAAAAAAGGAATGACGGATACCAGTTATGTGGTATTTGCATCTTACGACCACAAATATGTAGGTTATGATACCCTTCTTCCGGGAATCAGTTATCTGTATGTGGATACAAAAGAAGACGGAAGTCTGTACATTGTGGCAGATTTGAGTGAAGAACAGCTGGCGTATATCAGTGAAAAGATTGATGAGTCTGATGTACAGGAACTGCTGAACAGTACACAGGCATCCTACGATGAAAAACTGGCTTCGGACGAAGCACTGTCCGGCTATCTGTCAGAACTTGGTGTGGAAGGATCTTCCGCGATGGAAGCGGCAGAAGGAGCACAGATTACTGTAAAATCCAACTGCAATGTCAGAAAAGAGCCATCTCAGGATGCAGAGTCCATCGGAAAACTGGTGGGCGGACAGACCATGACCAAGACCGGTCAGGACGGAGACTGGATCAAAATTGAATTTGAAGGACAAACTGGCTATGTAAGGGGCGATATGTTCCAGTAG